The nucleotide window TCCAGATGAAGAACAATAAACAGATTAAACAAATTGAATACCTTGTTGAATCGGGAGAACTGATCACCGCCACCGTCTCTGTCTCTCTCTTCGCTTGACGTCGGAAGCTCACCGCCACCGCCGCCGTGGCGACGGCGCCGATCGTTGCCGATTCCTCCCGCGTTTTGACCTGACCAGAAATGAGAGGGAGACACCGAGTGCTCGGAAAAAAAATAGGGAGGAGGTGGTTGTAGGGTGAGGTTGTCGGTGACCGGGGAGAAGGAGGATGGTGGTGTGTGACGGAGAAGTCGCCGGTGAACGGAAACGAGGTAGCTCGGTGGGTTTTTGGGGGGTTCGCCGAAGGTGCTGGGCGCCGCAGTACCGGCTGACATCCGGCTGCGGTCGCCGGTGAGATGAGGGAGGAAGCATAGGTGTGTGTTGAATTTGAAGTTCTTGCTGCTGAGTATGTGTGTGTTTGGTTATGAGAGAGACAAAGAGGTAGAGATATGAGTTTCAAAAATTAGATATGAGGTTTAAAAAAGGTGGAGAGAGATAGAGTCTGAACATaataaatgaagagagagacagGGAAATGACATTTTGAGTAAAAGACAAAAATAACCTTTTAGTTGGCATAATCTGATTTGTTGatagtggttctcgcggttcttacaactgggagtggttttattttagcggctccctatatatatatatatatatatatatatatatatatatatatatatatatatgggagggtttaaatgagaacgctaaatattgtgagaaccgtgagaacaaataaaaaaaccatgaaaacttggtcaaaaacaattcaaattcaaattttttttctacacttatcattattatttgaatacaatgttagaaattcaatttacacgtttaaatttatgtgaattcgtaaataaagaaaatttacacatgtgtaagtttgccatttacacatgtgtaaatctgttatatttacacatgtgtaaaaaatctaaaaagagtgattttgaaagaaGAAATGAATTGTTTGagttataaattcttgttttgatgatgtatcttaattacaatgaggtttgtattaaaaaaattggttttgattgcttTTTTCTGATTgcttttttcattcgttctcacggttctcgtaatatttagcgttctcaagataaccctcccctatatatatatatatatatatatatatatatatatatatatatatatataacattaaAAGAAAAGGTTGGTGGCTGTCAAATCACAGCCACCTCCTTTTGTTTGTATATAATGTTTATTTGTGTACTAATGCCACAAATGTGGTACTGCTGTAGTGGTTTGATAATCTCTAACTAAACTAGATGATTAGAGTTCGATTCTTGACTCCTTTCTTTTTACATATGCTTTTTAATTTATCATACTTACAATTTATCACTCACATTTGACataatttaatatttatttactCTATATAATTTTAGAAGAGAAAAGGCATCCGTCTTCTTGTTTGACCTTCAAACTTATAGACTTTATACCCATTCTTATTATTTATACAtgatttaatatttattttattctatATAATTTTAGAAGAAAAAgtatatgttttattattattattattattattattattattattattattattattattttattttgacCTTTATAGACTTTACACATTCAACTCTAATCTTTTGGTAAGTGACTCATTGACCTCTAACTTTTGAAATTTAACAACTTTGATCTCTCATTTAGTTCAACATAATAACTTAGCACCGTATTTTCTTCGACATCTCAATTCTTTTGTTTAAATGTGACTATACACCGTGATGTGCAACACACGTTATCACGTCACGTAGGCACCACACGTTAATATCATCATCGTAACGCGTGTAACGAAGTCGCAAACGTAAtgtcgccgccgcaacgcgcggcaccGATAAAAATCTAGTATATATAAAATTAGTGTGCCCTATATGCAAAATTTCCTTGTCATTGATGCTTATGTTTTTAGGTTCTAGTTTCGTTAGGGATGGCGAACGAACAAAAACCCAACATGCAAGCCTGAAATCCAAATCATTCAAGTATTATTAATCTTTTAAAAGTTTTTACGAGTATGAAATATCTTAAATAAACATTTAAAGGAGATTACGATTTTATATGTTAAAGATTCTCAACCCAACTTTCACAAATACTTTATTATATATTAGTAAGTAATAAAAAATTGCAAAAAAATATCATCAGAATCTATTCATATGCGTTATATGTGTTTTTAaatctaaataaataataaagtaTAGAATAGGAACTTATAGAGAATGATATTAAACGGTTTTCGATTGAACTTATTATAACGGTATTAAACCGTCTTGTCTAACTCTACGCctagattttaggtttttttttcttttagacTTTTTGCTCGTAGATTTTAGTATT belongs to Helianthus annuus cultivar XRQ/B chromosome 5, HanXRQr2.0-SUNRISE, whole genome shotgun sequence and includes:
- the LOC110938731 gene encoding uncharacterized protein LOC110938731 gives rise to the protein MSAGTAAPSTFGEPPKNPPSYLVSVHRRLLRHTPPSSFSPVTDNLTLQPPPPYFFSEHSVSPSHFWSGQNAGGIGNDRRRRHGGGGGELPTSSEERDRDGGGDQFSRFNKA